One stretch of Cyanobium sp. Tous-M-B4 DNA includes these proteins:
- a CDS encoding NAD(P)H-dependent oxidoreductase subunit E, whose product MATTPDRPGCHALDASLIERLHAVQQRHGYLPRAELQQLAVAMQRPLSDVMGVASFYHLFRLVPPPLHRCVVCRGTACFVRGAERLEAGLRRRGVAFETASCVGACGQAPVLVIDGTVGYGDPGALPEQ is encoded by the coding sequence GTGGCAACGACACCTGATCGCCCCGGCTGCCATGCCCTGGACGCCTCGCTGATTGAACGCCTGCATGCTGTGCAGCAGCGGCATGGCTATCTGCCGCGGGCTGAGTTGCAGCAGCTGGCGGTTGCCATGCAGCGCCCCCTAAGCGATGTGATGGGGGTGGCCAGTTTTTATCACCTGTTTCGCCTTGTTCCCCCGCCATTGCACCGCTGTGTGGTGTGTCGTGGCACCGCCTGCTTTGTGCGGGGGGCGGAGCGGCTGGAGGCGGGCCTACGGCGGCGGGGGGTGGCGTTTGAGACCGCCAGTTGTGTGGGGGCCTGCGGCCAGGCACCGGTGCTGGTGATCGATGGCACTGTTGGTTACGGCGATCCCGGTGCGCTGCCAGAACAATGA
- a CDS encoding MBL fold metallo-hydrolase — translation MTQLTQPPESGRPPQQVRPGLWLFAPSRDSQGGSSWLLEASAYGGSGDLLVDCPGFTEANLAMLRQRTELVGPGRIVLTSREGHGRCRRWQEALGWSVLVQEQEAYLLPGVQGCTSFGEQLTLAPGVQLLWTPGPTPGSCVLLVRAGAVDGLFCGRLLLPTGPAALAPLRTARTFHWPRQLASLERLRSWLPAGSPDWIASGGGLGALRGDKLVHGGAELLAGIVF, via the coding sequence TTGACCCAGTTGACCCAACCCCCCGAATCCGGCCGGCCGCCCCAGCAGGTGCGCCCTGGTCTGTGGCTGTTCGCCCCCAGCCGCGATAGCCAGGGGGGAAGCAGCTGGCTGCTGGAGGCGTCTGCCTATGGAGGTAGCGGAGATCTGCTGGTGGATTGTCCGGGATTCACTGAAGCAAATCTGGCAATGTTGCGCCAGCGCACTGAGCTGGTGGGGCCAGGCAGGATCGTGCTCACTAGCCGCGAGGGCCACGGCCGCTGCCGGCGCTGGCAGGAGGCCCTGGGCTGGTCTGTGCTGGTGCAGGAGCAGGAGGCCTATCTGCTGCCGGGTGTGCAGGGGTGTACCAGCTTTGGCGAGCAGCTAACCCTGGCGCCTGGGGTCCAACTGCTCTGGACCCCAGGGCCCACGCCGGGCTCCTGCGTGCTGCTGGTGCGTGCTGGAGCAGTCGATGGCCTGTTTTGTGGGCGCTTGCTGCTACCAACCGGACCAGCTGCGTTGGCGCCCTTGCGCACGGCGCGCACCTTCCATTGGCCCCGCCAGCTGGCCAGTTTGGAGCGGCTGCGCAGCTGGTTGCCGGCCGGCTCTCCCGACTGGATCGCCAGTGGTGGCGGGCTTGGTGCCCTGCGGGGCGACAAGCTCGTTCATGGGGGGGCGGAGCTGCTAGCTGGGATCGTCTTTTGA
- a CDS encoding NuoF family protein: MKAAISWRCCDATSCRAAGAAALRHSLVAQHGAERVKSVGCLRLCGQGPLAAADHEDGRVELFGGVAAERQLDPQHPFFTLQRSVVLERCGLVDPGCLEDALAQGAYAALAVCRQLAPKAVVEELERSGLRGRGGAGYPTGRKWQLVAAQPGSSKVVVCNADEGDPGAFMDRAVLEGDPHRLLEGMAIAAHAVGANEGYIYVRAEYPLAIERLRGAIAAAEARGLLAGFAMQLRIGAGAYVCGEETALLHSIEGGRGTPRPRPPYPAVSGLWGLPTLINNVETFAAVPAILRQGGAWYGAMGTATSKGTKVFALSGAITHTGLIEVEMGTSLRTIVETMGGGVPANPNGSLGVVKAVQTGGPSGGCVPAALLDTPVDYEGLQALGSIMGSGGMVVIDESLAMPELARYFMGFCVAESCGKCLPCRAGTVQLEQLLDRFVERRATGADLVQLEQLCGMVKATSLCGLGQSAPNPVLSTLRFFRAEYEAAIAGAGP, translated from the coding sequence ATGAAGGCGGCCATCTCCTGGCGCTGTTGTGATGCCACCTCCTGCCGGGCGGCGGGGGCAGCGGCCCTGCGGCATAGCTTGGTGGCCCAGCACGGGGCGGAGCGGGTGAAGTCGGTGGGCTGCCTGCGGCTGTGTGGTCAAGGTCCCCTCGCCGCCGCAGACCACGAAGATGGCCGCGTCGAGTTGTTTGGCGGCGTGGCCGCTGAGCGCCAGCTGGATCCGCAGCATCCCTTCTTCACCCTGCAGCGATCCGTGGTGCTGGAGCGCTGTGGCCTGGTGGACCCCGGCTGCCTCGAAGATGCCCTTGCCCAAGGCGCCTACGCGGCCCTCGCCGTCTGCCGGCAGCTGGCACCGAAAGCCGTGGTGGAGGAGCTGGAGCGCAGCGGGCTGCGGGGCCGCGGCGGGGCCGGCTATCCCACCGGCCGCAAATGGCAGTTGGTGGCGGCTCAGCCGGGCAGCAGCAAGGTGGTGGTGTGCAATGCCGATGAGGGCGACCCGGGTGCCTTCATGGACCGGGCCGTGCTGGAGGGCGATCCCCACCGGCTGCTGGAGGGCATGGCGATCGCAGCCCATGCCGTTGGTGCCAATGAAGGCTACATTTACGTGCGGGCCGAATACCCATTGGCCATTGAGCGGTTGCGCGGCGCCATCGCTGCTGCTGAGGCCAGGGGTCTGCTGGCGGGCTTCGCTATGCAGCTGCGCATCGGTGCCGGGGCCTACGTGTGCGGCGAGGAAACGGCTCTGCTGCATTCGATCGAGGGGGGGCGGGGCACGCCGCGGCCGCGGCCGCCCTATCCGGCGGTGTCGGGCTTGTGGGGCCTGCCCACCTTGATCAATAACGTTGAAACCTTTGCCGCCGTGCCGGCGATCTTGCGGCAGGGCGGCGCCTGGTATGGCGCCATGGGTACCGCCACCAGCAAGGGCACCAAGGTGTTTGCCCTCTCTGGTGCCATCACCCACACCGGCTTGATCGAGGTGGAGATGGGCACCAGCCTGCGCACCATCGTTGAAACGATGGGAGGAGGGGTGCCTGCTAACCCCAACGGCAGTCTCGGCGTGGTGAAGGCGGTGCAAACCGGTGGCCCCTCGGGCGGATGCGTGCCGGCGGCGCTGCTCGATACCCCGGTCGACTACGAGGGACTGCAGGCGCTGGGATCAATCATGGGTTCGGGCGGCATGGTGGTGATCGACGAGTCGCTGGCGATGCCTGAACTGGCCCGCTATTTCATGGGCTTCTGCGTGGCCGAGAGCTGCGGCAAGTGCCTGCCATGCCGGGCCGGCACGGTGCAGCTGGAGCAGCTGCTCGATCGCTTCGTGGAGCGGCGCGCCACCGGCGCGGATCTCGTGCAGCTCGAGCAGCTTTGCGGCATGGTCAAGGCCACCAGCCTTTGTGGGCTGGGCCAGTCGGCTCCCAATCCGGTGCTGAGCACCTTGCGCTTTTTTCGCGCTGAATATGAGGCGGCCATCGCCGGGGCTGGGCCATGA
- a CDS encoding MFS transporter, whose translation MITAEEPSLGQAARRRLLWSYGLGDIGTGMAATQLGFYLFVFYTGVAGLPAWMAGLVLMVLKVWDGINDPLVGWLSDHTKHPWGPRLPWMAGSALPLGLALVAMWWVPPGGNWQKFSILVAIQLVAMGLYTCVNLPYSALASELTSSTQLRTQLNASRFTGSILAGLAGLVLGALLVGQGAEGYLRMGWVSGIVLTVFTLLCCWGLAPFARNCQRPTGHPEPIRRQLQRIAANPRFLKVLGLYLLLWCALQLMQPVSLIFLAVVMQLPESWSTWILIPFQLSALAGLQLWSRVAGRHGRVCALRWGTGLWIAGCLGASLLVPLDGSTDPLGSFSNGISLGLLVLTIMVTGLGASTAYLIPWALLPDAIDADPDKPAGLYTAWMVITQKLGIGVAVFALGNGLSLSGYQAAQGLAQPTTALTTIRLCMGLIPAVLITAGLLVMRRWPEKGLHRQP comes from the coding sequence ATGATTACAGCTGAAGAACCAAGCTTGGGGCAGGCAGCCCGGCGTCGCCTGCTGTGGAGCTATGGCCTCGGCGACATCGGCACCGGCATGGCTGCCACCCAGCTGGGCTTCTACCTATTTGTCTTTTACACCGGTGTGGCCGGGCTGCCGGCCTGGATGGCGGGCCTAGTGCTGATGGTGCTGAAGGTGTGGGATGGCATCAACGACCCCCTAGTGGGCTGGCTCAGCGACCACACCAAGCACCCCTGGGGCCCGCGGCTGCCCTGGATGGCTGGCAGCGCCCTTCCCCTAGGCCTTGCGCTGGTCGCGATGTGGTGGGTGCCGCCGGGGGGGAACTGGCAGAAGTTCTCAATTTTGGTGGCGATTCAGCTGGTGGCCATGGGGCTGTACACCTGCGTCAACCTGCCCTACTCGGCCCTGGCCTCCGAGCTCACCAGCTCCACCCAACTGCGCACCCAGCTGAATGCCAGCCGCTTCACCGGATCCATCCTGGCTGGATTAGCCGGCTTGGTGCTGGGGGCCCTGCTGGTGGGCCAGGGCGCGGAGGGCTACCTCCGTATGGGCTGGGTGTCCGGAATTGTCCTCACGGTGTTCACCCTGCTGTGCTGCTGGGGCTTAGCGCCCTTCGCCCGCAACTGCCAGCGCCCTACGGGCCACCCGGAACCGATCAGGCGCCAACTGCAGCGCATTGCCGCCAACCCTCGCTTTCTCAAGGTGCTGGGGCTTTACCTGCTGCTCTGGTGTGCCCTGCAGCTGATGCAGCCGGTATCGCTGATTTTCCTGGCCGTGGTGATGCAGCTGCCGGAGAGCTGGAGCACCTGGATCCTGATTCCCTTCCAGCTCAGTGCCCTGGCGGGGCTGCAGCTGTGGAGCCGGGTGGCAGGGCGCCACGGCCGCGTCTGCGCCCTGCGCTGGGGCACGGGGCTGTGGATTGCCGGCTGCCTGGGAGCCAGCCTGCTGGTGCCCCTCGATGGCAGCACTGACCCACTGGGCAGCTTCAGCAATGGCATCTCCCTGGGCCTACTGGTGCTCACGATCATGGTTACGGGCCTGGGGGCCTCCACCGCCTACCTGATCCCCTGGGCCCTATTGCCCGATGCAATCGATGCCGACCCCGACAAACCGGCCGGGCTCTACACCGCCTGGATGGTGATCACCCAGAAACTGGGCATCGGTGTGGCCGTGTTTGCCCTTGGTAACGGCTTGAGCCTCAGCGGCTATCAGGCCGCCCAGGGACTGGCCCAGCCCACTACTGCCCTCACCACCATCCGCCTATGCATGGGCTTGATTCCGGCCGTGCTGATCACCGCTGGCCTGCTGGTGATGCGACGCTGGCCGGAGAAAGGCCTGCACCGCCAGCCATGA
- a CDS encoding glycogen-debranching protein codes for MHIGHPWPLGASLTVRGVNFSVVAPLATRIELLLFADGEASEPARVVELDQRHRSADHWHVEVEGLGLGSCYGYRAFGPLQPGGHGFNPSKVLLDPCARAIAGWQSYQRGGAVGAAPNTGHCLKGVVTERDRFDFHHAPRPRHSWQKSVVYEMHVGGFTQGPGCPVPAQLHGSLLGLIPTIPYLKDLGITTIELLPVMAFDPNDAPAGRHNYWGYSPLSWMAPHPDYLVGDDPLSGRDQVRQLVTACHRAGIEVLLDVVYNHTTEGNQDGPTLSWRGFCDRLYYQQSAKGDYQDVSGCGNTIAANRPLVRRLILESLRCWATELGIDGFRFDLGIALSRGDNLAPLDSPPLFEDMEADPDLSDLKLISEPWDCGGLYRLADFPARRVATWNGRFRDDLRRFWKGDEKTCWTMAQRLSGSPDLFTNTPVHPGQCITFLTAHDGFTLADLVSFNGKHNLANGEDNRDGDNHNNTWNHGVEGPSSDSAITALRERQLRNLLTSLLLAPGVPMLLMGDEVRRSQGGNNNTWCQNNPLGWMHWQPDTGDLALRLFLQRLLQLRAHLAGLFNPELPLDDKPQRRSGDRGHLWRQWHGVELASPDWASWSHTLAWSLNDSHQGPLVWCGMNAYSKAMHFELPSCRQGWLRVIDTALPPGEDLPSQPEAWLPAGAPLQSRSLMLLVAAPLLEGRKL; via the coding sequence ATTCACATCGGCCACCCCTGGCCGCTTGGGGCAAGCCTCACCGTCCGGGGCGTCAATTTTTCGGTGGTGGCCCCTCTAGCTACCCGGATCGAGCTGCTGCTGTTCGCTGATGGCGAGGCGAGCGAACCAGCGCGGGTGGTGGAACTGGACCAGCGGCACCGCTCTGCTGATCACTGGCATGTGGAGGTGGAGGGTCTGGGCCTGGGCAGCTGTTACGGCTACCGGGCATTTGGGCCGTTGCAGCCGGGCGGCCATGGCTTCAATCCGTCCAAGGTGCTGCTCGACCCCTGTGCCCGAGCGATCGCCGGCTGGCAGAGCTATCAGCGTGGCGGCGCCGTTGGGGCGGCACCCAACACCGGCCACTGCCTCAAGGGAGTGGTAACCGAGCGCGACCGCTTTGATTTCCATCACGCCCCCCGGCCGCGTCACAGCTGGCAGAAGAGCGTCGTCTACGAAATGCACGTGGGTGGCTTCACCCAGGGCCCGGGTTGTCCCGTGCCGGCCCAGCTGCACGGCAGCTTGCTTGGGCTGATCCCCACCATTCCCTACCTGAAGGATCTGGGCATCACCACCATCGAGCTGCTGCCGGTGATGGCCTTCGATCCCAACGACGCCCCGGCCGGACGCCACAACTATTGGGGCTACAGCCCCTTGAGCTGGATGGCGCCCCATCCCGACTATCTGGTGGGCGATGACCCGCTCAGCGGCCGCGACCAGGTGCGGCAACTGGTGACCGCCTGCCACCGGGCCGGCATCGAAGTACTGCTGGATGTGGTCTACAACCACACCACCGAGGGCAATCAGGATGGGCCCACCCTCAGCTGGCGCGGTTTCTGCGACCGCCTTTACTACCAGCAGAGCGCCAAAGGCGATTACCAAGATGTGAGCGGCTGCGGCAACACCATTGCGGCCAATCGGCCGCTGGTGCGGCGGCTGATCCTGGAATCGCTGCGCTGCTGGGCCACGGAGCTGGGCATTGATGGCTTCCGCTTCGACCTGGGCATCGCCCTCAGTCGCGGCGACAACCTGGCCCCCCTGGACTCGCCGCCCTTATTCGAGGACATGGAGGCCGACCCGGACCTCAGCGACCTGAAACTGATCAGCGAACCCTGGGACTGCGGTGGCCTTTATCGCCTCGCCGACTTCCCCGCCCGCCGGGTGGCCACCTGGAACGGTCGCTTCCGCGACGACCTGCGTCGCTTCTGGAAGGGTGATGAAAAAACCTGCTGGACCATGGCCCAGCGCCTCAGTGGCAGCCCAGACCTTTTCACCAACACGCCGGTGCATCCAGGTCAGTGCATCACCTTCCTGACCGCCCACGACGGCTTCACCCTGGCCGATCTGGTGAGCTTCAACGGCAAGCACAACCTGGCCAACGGCGAGGACAACCGCGACGGCGACAACCACAACAACACCTGGAACCACGGTGTGGAGGGCCCCAGCTCCGATTCCGCCATCACGGCCCTGCGCGAGCGTCAGCTGCGCAATCTGCTCACAAGCCTGCTGCTCGCACCGGGAGTGCCAATGCTGTTGATGGGCGATGAGGTGCGCCGCAGCCAGGGCGGCAACAACAACACCTGGTGCCAGAACAACCCCCTCGGCTGGATGCACTGGCAACCAGATACTGGCGACCTGGCCCTGCGCCTGTTTCTGCAACGCCTGCTGCAATTGCGGGCCCATCTGGCCGGGCTGTTCAACCCCGAGCTGCCCCTTGATGACAAACCCCAAAGGCGCAGCGGCGATCGCGGCCACCTCTGGCGCCAGTGGCACGGTGTCGAATTAGCAAGCCCGGACTGGGCGAGCTGGTCCCACACCCTGGCCTGGAGCCTCAATGACAGTCACCAGGGCCCCTTGGTTTGGTGCGGCATGAACGCCTACAGCAAGGCGATGCACTTTGAGCTGCCCAGCTGCCGCCAGGGCTGGCTGCGGGTGATTGACACGGCCCTACCCCCCGGCGAAGACCTGCCTTCCCAGCCTGAGGCGTGGCTACCCGCCGGCGCACCCCTGCAGAGCCGCAGCCTGATGCTGCTGGTGGCGGCCCCGCTGCTGGAAGGCAGAAAGCTTTAA
- a CDS encoding oxidoreductase produces the protein MTTPQVQPPKLRFATVWLAGCSGCHMSFLDLDEWLFELAAAVEIVYSPVASDIKVFPEGVDLCLVEGAVANADNLALALQLRARSKLVVSFGDCAVSANVPGLRNLWAGVAGGSRQSVLERGYVELADRGAQHPHAPGIVPELLERVLPLHEVIAVDYFLPGCPPSAERIREFLEDLLRGERPQQQGAEQLRFG, from the coding sequence ATGACCACTCCCCAGGTGCAACCCCCAAAGCTGCGATTTGCCACGGTGTGGCTGGCCGGCTGCAGCGGCTGCCATATGTCGTTCCTCGATCTTGATGAATGGCTCTTTGAGCTCGCCGCAGCGGTGGAGATCGTCTACTCACCGGTGGCGAGCGACATCAAGGTGTTTCCCGAGGGGGTGGATCTGTGCCTGGTGGAGGGGGCGGTGGCTAATGCCGACAACCTCGCGCTGGCGCTGCAGCTGCGGGCCCGCAGCAAGTTGGTGGTGTCCTTTGGTGATTGCGCCGTGAGCGCCAACGTGCCGGGCCTGCGCAACCTCTGGGCCGGAGTGGCTGGTGGCAGCCGCCAGAGCGTGCTGGAGCGCGGTTATGTGGAGCTGGCCGATCGCGGCGCCCAGCATCCCCACGCCCCCGGCATCGTGCCGGAGCTGCTGGAGCGAGTGCTGCCGCTGCATGAGGTGATTGCGGTCGATTACTTCCTGCCGGGTTGTCCGCCCTCGGCGGAGCGGATCCGGGAGTTTCTGGAAGACCTACTGCGCGGCGAGCGGCCGCAGCAGCAGGGCGCTGAGCAGCTGAGGTTTGGCTGA
- the hoxU gene encoding bidirectional hydrogenase complex protein HoxU, whose protein sequence is MTQASPSITLQINGQPCTVAADATLLQAIRSAGLQVPTLCHLDGLTPVGACRLCLVDLEGHPKLEPACVTTAAEGMVVHTHTPELESYRRMAVELFFAEGNHVCAFCVANGACELQDVAVEVGMDHSRFPYQYPKRHVDASHALFGLDHHRCILCTRCVRMCDEIEGAHVWDVGYRGSACSIIAGLDQPWGEVEACTSCGKCVDACPTGALFRKQDATAEKQPHPERAQQLAEARTDRRWHNQ, encoded by the coding sequence ATGACCCAGGCGTCACCCAGCATCACCCTGCAGATCAACGGCCAACCCTGCACGGTGGCGGCCGATGCAACGCTGCTGCAGGCGATCCGCAGCGCCGGTTTGCAAGTGCCCACCCTCTGTCACCTCGATGGCCTTACCCCCGTGGGGGCCTGCCGGCTTTGTTTGGTGGACCTTGAGGGCCACCCCAAACTCGAGCCGGCCTGCGTCACCACCGCAGCTGAAGGGATGGTGGTTCATACCCACACACCGGAGCTGGAGAGCTACCGGCGCATGGCGGTGGAGCTGTTCTTCGCAGAGGGAAATCATGTGTGTGCCTTCTGCGTGGCCAATGGCGCCTGCGAGCTGCAGGACGTGGCGGTGGAGGTGGGCATGGACCACTCCCGTTTCCCCTACCAGTACCCCAAGCGCCATGTCGACGCTTCCCACGCCCTATTTGGGCTAGATCACCACCGCTGCATTCTTTGCACCCGTTGCGTGCGGATGTGCGACGAGATCGAAGGGGCGCACGTATGGGATGTGGGCTACAGGGGCAGCGCCTGTTCGATCATTGCCGGCCTCGACCAGCCCTGGGGCGAGGTGGAAGCCTGCACCTCCTGCGGCAAGTGCGTGGATGCGTGCCCCACCGGCGCCCTGTTCCGTAAGCAGGACGCCACCGCCGAGAAGCAGCCCCACCCCGAGCGGGCCCAGCAGCTGGCTGAAGCGCGCACTGACCGCCGCTGGCACAACCAATGA
- a CDS encoding HU family DNA-binding protein — translation MNKADLVNLVAARTELTKTDVSQVVDAAIETIIDSVVEGKKVSILGFGSFEPRERSARQGLNPKTGEKIKIPAKRVPAFTAGKMFKDRVQG, via the coding sequence ATGAACAAAGCTGATCTCGTCAACCTCGTTGCCGCCCGCACCGAGCTCACTAAGACCGACGTCTCCCAAGTCGTCGACGCCGCCATCGAAACCATCATCGACTCGGTCGTGGAAGGCAAGAAGGTGTCAATCCTGGGCTTCGGCTCCTTCGAGCCCCGTGAGCGCTCTGCCCGCCAGGGTCTGAACCCCAAGACCGGCGAGAAGATCAAGATCCCCGCTAAGCGGGTGCCTGCCTTCACCGCCGGCAAGATGTTCAAAGACCGCGTCCAGGGCTGA
- the gluQRS gene encoding tRNA glutamyl-Q(34) synthetase GluQRS, with product MPLPSPLQALVEAGLAQRQRGYRGRFAPSPTGALHRGNLRTALLSWLHARLRGGAWLLRLDDLDTPRNRAGAETSILADLAWLGLDWDGPVLRQSERRGLYATALSALRRHGLLYPCRCSRRLLAHISAPHGATAVYPGTCRAASGGWGPEQGRLPSWRLRLEPGRLHWLESYGAPGELDGPAAVGDVVLRRADGYLAYHLATAVDELVLGISDVVRGDDLWSATGSQVAVMAALGAAPPRYGHVPLWRDGGGHRLSKREGAEGLAGYQQRGMDAAAVVGQLAASAALVPAGSRLSAAELLQQLSSERLDQILRGAQA from the coding sequence GTGCCGCTGCCATCCCCCCTGCAGGCCCTGGTCGAGGCCGGCCTGGCCCAGCGCCAGCGGGGTTATCGCGGCCGTTTCGCCCCATCCCCCACCGGCGCTCTGCACCGCGGCAACCTGCGCACGGCCCTGCTGAGTTGGTTGCACGCTCGGCTGCGGGGGGGTGCCTGGTTGCTGCGCCTCGACGACCTCGACACGCCCCGCAATCGGGCCGGTGCTGAGACATCGATCCTGGCTGATCTGGCCTGGCTGGGTCTTGATTGGGACGGGCCGGTGCTGCGCCAGAGCGAGCGGCGCGGGCTCTATGCCACGGCCCTGTCAGCCCTGCGGCGCCATGGCTTGCTCTATCCCTGCCGCTGCAGTCGCCGCCTGCTGGCCCATATCTCTGCGCCCCACGGCGCTACTGCCGTGTATCCGGGTACCTGCCGGGCTGCCAGTGGCGGCTGGGGGCCGGAGCAGGGGCGGCTGCCCAGCTGGCGCTTGCGGTTGGAGCCCGGGCGCCTGCATTGGCTGGAGAGCTATGGCGCTCCTGGGGAGCTCGATGGGCCAGCGGCTGTTGGTGATGTGGTGTTGCGCCGGGCTGATGGTTACCTCGCTTATCACCTGGCCACGGCGGTGGATGAGCTGGTTTTGGGAATCAGCGATGTGGTGCGCGGTGACGACCTCTGGAGTGCCACTGGTTCCCAGGTGGCCGTGATGGCGGCCCTGGGCGCGGCCCCGCCCCGCTACGGCCATGTGCCGCTCTGGCGCGATGGCGGCGGGCACCGGCTCAGCAAGCGAGAGGGGGCCGAGGGGCTCGCCGGCTACCAGCAGCGCGGCATGGATGCAGCGGCAGTGGTGGGCCAGCTGGCAGCCAGCGCGGCTTTGGTGCCAGCGGGCAGCCGCCTTTCAGCCGCTGAATTACTGCAGCAACTCAGCTCAGAGCGGCTGGACCAGATCCTCCGCGGCGCTCAGGCTTAA
- a CDS encoding DUF6929 family protein: MKILLVGALAILALTSGGKARASEARFALEISTPKRLLNLPSGSAVTAQGGRFWVFGDDSPWAYELDNSLSIKDKHQLGTFSLDPAGRIAKQFKPDLESSAAIRLNGFDHQVVLGSGSEAGLRERGYLIRENRDGAGGGIGFEVKEFQLAPLYAQLKKVGGLDRLNIEGLIVAGPQVLLLNRVNAGGNMIFAIPKEEFIDYVQGRRSSVARPEVIPVRLPAVDGFEAGLSGGEYWPERDSLVYTASVEATGNAYADGAVLGSFVGVIPRRNLRSNVLLDLVDAAIPLSRDGRIVLTKAESIAVESGSLRKIKGVIVSDNDDGTSEFFWYQLVAY, encoded by the coding sequence ATGAAAATCCTCCTGGTGGGTGCTCTGGCGATACTTGCGCTGACTTCAGGAGGTAAGGCCCGGGCTTCTGAAGCGAGGTTTGCGCTTGAGATCTCCACCCCCAAGCGTCTCCTGAATCTGCCTTCGGGATCCGCGGTGACTGCCCAGGGCGGGCGCTTCTGGGTTTTCGGTGACGATAGCCCTTGGGCCTACGAATTGGATAACAGTCTCTCCATTAAGGACAAACATCAACTGGGAACCTTCTCGCTGGACCCAGCCGGACGAATTGCTAAGCAGTTCAAGCCTGATTTGGAATCATCGGCGGCGATTCGGCTCAATGGATTCGATCATCAGGTGGTGCTCGGATCTGGTAGTGAGGCCGGTTTGCGGGAAAGGGGGTATCTGATCCGTGAGAACAGGGATGGCGCTGGTGGTGGGATTGGGTTTGAAGTCAAGGAATTTCAACTGGCTCCTCTTTATGCACAGCTGAAGAAGGTGGGAGGGCTTGATCGTCTAAATATTGAGGGCCTGATCGTGGCAGGTCCGCAAGTGCTGCTCTTGAATCGGGTTAACGCTGGTGGGAACATGATATTTGCGATACCCAAGGAAGAATTTATTGATTATGTTCAGGGCCGCCGCTCCAGTGTTGCGAGGCCTGAGGTCATTCCTGTCCGTTTGCCTGCTGTAGATGGTTTTGAGGCGGGTCTTTCGGGGGGTGAATACTGGCCTGAACGCGATAGTTTGGTCTACACAGCTTCTGTAGAGGCTACGGGAAATGCATATGCTGATGGCGCAGTGCTGGGTAGTTTTGTTGGAGTGATACCCCGGCGTAATTTGCGGTCAAACGTATTGCTTGACTTGGTGGATGCGGCCATCCCTCTCAGTCGAGATGGGCGCATTGTCTTGACCAAGGCCGAATCCATCGCTGTTGAGTCTGGGAGCCTGCGCAAGATCAAAGGAGTTATTGTTAGCGATAATGACGATGGTACTAGCGAATTCTTTTGGTATCAGCTCGTGGCTTATTAA